The region ACTTCCAGTGCCCTGTATACCTGCGCTTAAATGGATCCACAAACTCTCCCAATGATAAACGATACATATACCGTTTTCCATGCGTCGTGAAGCGAGCATGAAAATCTTCGGATACAATTTCAACTTTTTTAACGGACATGTCTAAGGGCATCATACTATTTAGAGCATGCAACATATTATCCTCATTCATTTGAGTATTCATATCAAAATGAACTACTTGCCCCAAAGCATGAACACCAGCATCAGTTCGACCTGAGCCAAAAATTTGTATTCTTTTTCCCGGATTTTTGGCAATTTTATTAACTATCTTAGTTAAAACACCTTCCACAGTTCGTTCATTTGGTTGCATTTGGAAACCAGCAAAATCAGTCCCATCATACGCAATTGTAACTTTATATCTCATATCTAACCCCAAAATCTCAATATTAATAACACAATGCTAAATATAAGCATCAGAGCAGCTGCAACCCAATCATTTTGTGAGTATGTCAATTCACGGTATTTTGTACGTCCTTCTCCGCCTTGATATCCTCGCGCTTCCATCGCCGTTGCCAACTCTTCAGCGCGGCTAAATGCATTTTCAAATAGCGGTATAAGAATAGCAACCAACTTTTGTAATCTCTTCCACAAGGAACCAGTTGAAAAGTTAGCACCACGGGCACGTTGCGCATCCATTATTTTCTCCGTTTCGTCAATTAAAGTTGGCACAAATCTTAATGCAATTGAAAGCATTAAGGCCAGTTCATAGACCGGAAAATGGACTCTTTTTAGTGGCATAAGCAACGATTCAATAGCACCAGAAATTTCTAACGGTGAAGTTGATAAAGTAAACACCGTTGAGACAAGAATGATCAAAATAAAACGAACTGCCAGATAAACTGCATTTAGGATACCATTACTAGTAATGGACAAAATTCCCCAATGCCAATACACATGACCACCAATTCCAAAGAAAATCTGAATCACAACCGTAAACATTATTATCCAGATAAGTGGTTTAACACCGTCCCAAAAATATTTTAAAGGTATATCTGACATTGCAATACTTAGAATTGCAATTAAAAAACTCAGTCCGTAAGTTATCCATGAATTAGCAAAGAAAACCATAATGATATACATAAAACTCAGAACAAGCTTAGTGCGCGGGTCAAGTCTATGAATAAAAGAATTTCCGGGCAGATAACGACCAAATAAAACCTTATTCATTACTAGCACCTCCAGGTATCATTCGAACTAACTTCTCAGTTAGTTCATCTATCGTAAGTGGTAATAAATCAAAATTAACACCCTTCTTTTGTAGCTGAATAGCCATTCTTGTTGCCCTCGGCAAATCCAAATGATTCTTTTCAAGCCATTCATAATCGCTGAAGATCTCGCGCGGTGTACCAGTTTTAGCAACACGACCGTTATTCATCACAATTACGTTGTCTGCAAAAGCTGCAACATCGTCCATCTGATGTGTCACTAAAACAATGGTTCTTTTTTTATTTTCTTGTAAACTAAAAAATAATTTATTCATTTCTGTTCGACCGCTAGGGTCAAGCCCAGCAGTCGGTTCATCTAAAATTATGATATTGGGATTAATAGCTAAGACGCCGGCAATTGCTACCCTCCGCATTTGTCCGCCAGATAATTCAAAAGGTGATTTTTCCCATAAGCCTTCATCCATACCAACTTCTTTCAAAGCTTCTTTAGCTAATTCCACAGCTACATCATTTGATTTTCCAAAATTCATTGGCCCGAAGGCAACATCTTTAAGTACACTCTCAGCAAATAATTGGTTTTCTGGAAATTGAAAAACCATACCAACGGATTTTCGAACTTCATTTAAGTCCTTATTCTTAGTTGTCGGCTTTATCGTCAGGTTATTAACAACCAACGAACCACTAGTAG is a window of Pediococcus claussenii ATCC BAA-344 DNA encoding:
- the truA gene encoding tRNA pseudouridine(38-40) synthase TruA; this encodes MRYKVTIAYDGTDFAGFQMQPNERTVEGVLTKIVNKIAKNPGKRIQIFGSGRTDAGVHALGQVVHFDMNTQMNEDNMLHALNSMMPLDMSVKKVEIVSEDFHARFTTHGKRYMYRLSLGEFVDPFKRRYTGHWKFPIDIKLIKAAIKDLEGTHDFSSFVAAGSTVKSNVRTIYEASVRFDDATQEIVFEFYGNGFLYNMVRIMVAVLIEIGSKRRPVDDIPRLFQVLDRNEARGTAPASGLYLKKVYY
- a CDS encoding energy-coupling factor transporter transmembrane component T family protein gives rise to the protein MNKVLFGRYLPGNSFIHRLDPRTKLVLSFMYIIMVFFANSWITYGLSFLIAILSIAMSDIPLKYFWDGVKPLIWIIMFTVVIQIFFGIGGHVYWHWGILSITSNGILNAVYLAVRFILIILVSTVFTLSTSPLEISGAIESLLMPLKRVHFPVYELALMLSIALRFVPTLIDETEKIMDAQRARGANFSTGSLWKRLQKLVAILIPLFENAFSRAEELATAMEARGYQGGEGRTKYRELTYSQNDWVAAALMLIFSIVLLILRFWG
- a CDS encoding energy-coupling factor transporter ATPase, giving the protein MAIDFREVNFSYQAGTPFELQTLFDVTAKIADGSYTAVIGQTGSGKSTLTHQINGLLKPTSGSLVVNNLTIKPTTKNKDLNEVRKSVGMVFQFPENQLFAESVLKDVAFGPMNFGKSNDVAVELAKEALKEVGMDEGLWEKSPFELSGGQMRRVAIAGVLAINPNIIILDEPTAGLDPSGRTEMNKLFFSLQENKKRTIVLVTHQMDDVAAFADNVIVMNNGRVAKTGTPREIFSDYEWLEKNHLDLPRATRMAIQLQKKGVNFDLLPLTIDELTEKLVRMIPGGASNE